A window of the Bombus affinis isolate iyBomAffi1 unplaced genomic scaffold, iyBomAffi1.2 ctg00000160.1, whole genome shotgun sequence genome harbors these coding sequences:
- the LOC126927578 gene encoding uncharacterized protein LOC126927578 isoform X2 — translation MKWITVTGDLKGISSNWPGKTTEQKGSRSKSFRSNSFDVSTLHGAKSKLSGSSKAAISTFMAPSNWFTKRHQSMSKKPEDLVTASLSLKFDKSKVVKAVKETLGKKSPNSEVKHKVVWDNTSGTKVDAQNEAHSLE, via the exons atgaagtggataacggtaaccggagatctgaagggaatttcttcaaactggcccggaaaaacgaccgaacagaaaggaagtcgatcgaagagcttccgttccaacagcttcgacgtgtcgacattgcacggagctaaaagtaagcttagcggatcctcgaaagccgctatttcgacctttatggcaccgtcgaattggttcacgaagagacaccaatcgatgtcgaagaagccggaagatttagtaacggccagtttaagtctcaagttcgataaatcgaaggtagtgaaggcggtgaaggaaacgttgggtaaaaagtcccctaatagcgaggtcaaacacaaagtcgtatgggacaacactagtggaaccaaagtggacgctcag aacgaagctcattctctggagtga
- the LOC126927578 gene encoding uncharacterized protein LOC126927578 isoform X1 has product MKWITVTGDLKGISSNWPGKTTEQKGSRSKSFRSNSFDVSTLHGAKSKLSGSSKAAISTFMAPSNWFTKRHQSMSKKPEDLVTASLSLKFDKSKVVKAVKETLGKKSPNSEVKHKVVWDNTSGTKVDAQVFGSAIEKMLTAEKGNDTGASGSSGKPSVSPNKPMSGKVTNWFSNTKNQNRNQTESSEPSLCSSLKDLFKK; this is encoded by the exons atgaagtggataacggtaaccggagatctgaagggaatttcttcaaactggcccggaaaaacgaccgaacagaaaggaagtcgatcgaagagcttccgttccaacagcttcgacgtgtcgacattgcacggagctaaaagtaagcttagcggatcctcgaaagccgctatttcgacctttatggcaccgtcgaattggttcacgaagagacaccaatcgatgtcgaagaagccggaagatttagtaacggccagtttaagtctcaagttcgataaatcgaaggtagtgaaggcggtgaaggaaacgttgggtaaaaagtcccctaatagcgaggtcaaacacaaagtcgtatgggacaacactagtggaaccaaagtggacgctcag gtatttggtagcgcaattgagaagatgttaacggcggaaaagggaaacgatacgggggcttccgggtcgagcggaaagccctcggtatctccgaacaaaccaatgtcaggcaaagtgacaaattggttttcaaataccaagaatcaaaatcggaatcagacggaatccagcgaaccgtctctctgttcttccctaaaggacctattcaagaagtaa